ATGGGGTATCTTGACTCAGCTAACGCGGATGCGTGTGCCCTCGTCGCTGAGCGTGAAAAGGTTTTGTTCGTGGTCGGCGACGACTTGTTTGACCTGCTCAGACGTGATGGACTTGCCCGATGCGTTCGCGTTTTTGACGAGGTCTTCGACGTTGAGGTATCCCTCGTCGTCGAGCTTCATGCCAATCGAATGAGGTTCGTGACGTAGGATGAACGTCAAATACTTGCTGATTTTGGTGAGTCGCTTGTTCATCCGGTCAGTCTAACGAGAAAAATCGCAAACGGCATCACCACTTGCCAAGGCAGTTGTTCGCGGAGCGCATCGAAGAAGACGAAGCCAAACGAGACCAAGATGATCGCGTGGAATCGGCTACATCCAAGTTGCGATGCTATCGAGTTCTTTCTTCCTGATCGCGGGGGCCTTCACATTCTTCGCCGGATATCCGCGGTGCCCAAACGGGATTCCGTTCCTGATGGCGAACCCGCATTTCAATGTCCCTAGGTCTCATGCGCGATTCATTTGATTGCCAATCGCAGGCTGAACCACGTCGGTCTCTCGCATCAAATTTGTGGCCGCGAGACCACAGCAGTTTGGGGGAACGCTTTTCGATGGCGTTTACTTTTCTCCAGCTGGACAAGGCCGACTGGCAACACCTTCCGTCAAACGAATTGATCAACAGTCAGTATTAATCGCCGATCCCAAAGACATCAAGGGCGTGAAAATGACCGTTAACAGCTCAGCAATCCGTCACTCTTCGTGCGAGAAGATGCATCGGCTTCAGCGTTGTAGCGGAATTGCTTCGCTGCAGTCTCCCTGAAATCCGGGATCAAAATCGCTATTGGTACCAGGTGGCGCTTCGAGATTGTATGAATCCGCGGGTAACGATGCACGCAACAGTAGAAAGTGGAAAGTCGTGACCCTCCTTTGTCCCGAGCTACTTGACCGCGGTGATCTCTGAGTTCGCGGTGGCTAATTGAACGGAACGAAACACCGGTTCGCCCAACTCCCGCTGAAACGCTTCATCTCCTTCACTGACGTCGTCATAACCGCGCTCGATACTGTCCGCGATCAAATTCTCCGCGAAGTCGAGGACACAAATATGCGGCGGGTTCGGGGCCACGCTGAAAATCGTCACTCGGCCTCGCGAACGCGTGTCGAGCAATTGGGCTTGGGAGTGCAGGTGACGAAACGCTGACGTGGCATTGAGAACAAAGTTTCCTCGCTCGATTCGCTTTCTTGGCTTGGCTTCGACCAGCACGATGTGCGTCGCGCCCCACAACACCGCCGCTTCCACCGGACTGTTGTGTGCAAAACCTCCATCGACTAATTCGATTCTCTCTCCCGCGCGAGGAATCCCCTCGATGATCCTGCCGGGAAAGACGGGGAAGATCGAACCCGACCCCATCACAACGTCCAGCAGCGTAGACGGTCGCT
Above is a genomic segment from Novipirellula artificiosorum containing:
- a CDS encoding RNA 2'-phosphotransferase — protein: MNKRLTKISKYLTFILRHEPHSIGMKLDDEGYLNVEDLVKNANASGKSITSEQVKQVVADHEQNLFTLSDEGTRIRVS